The Bacteriovorax sp. BAL6_X genome window below encodes:
- the ruvC gene encoding crossover junction endodeoxyribonuclease RuvC, with protein sequence MYILGIDPGSRTTGWAVIEVEGRKFKYVDSGVLKFDKIPEFLDRLATISSSIKDIVSMYRPDEISVEALIYVKSIPALSKLAQARGALIAGLSDKYQGKITEYSPNLIKSSVTGHGLASKESVDRSLSMIFGKLDFKSHDESDALAIALCHALNRGQRAKIKGKSSHTRTKARTLKEVFSK encoded by the coding sequence ATGTATATTCTAGGAATTGACCCCGGATCTCGTACTACTGGTTGGGCCGTTATCGAAGTGGAAGGTCGAAAATTTAAGTATGTCGACTCAGGTGTTTTAAAATTTGATAAGATACCAGAGTTTCTCGATCGTTTAGCGACGATTTCTTCTTCAATTAAAGATATTGTCTCAATGTATAGGCCAGATGAAATTTCTGTCGAGGCACTTATTTATGTAAAAAGTATTCCGGCATTATCTAAACTTGCGCAAGCAAGAGGGGCCTTAATAGCAGGCTTGTCAGATAAGTATCAAGGAAAGATTACAGAGTATTCACCTAACTTAATAAAATCTAGTGTTACAGGCCATGGACTAGCTTCAAAAGAAAGTGTTGATCGCTCGCTTAGTATGATCTTTGGAAAGCTAGATTTTAAATCACATGATGAGTCGGATGCCCTTGCTATAGCGCTTTGTCACGCGTTGAATCGTGGACAAAGAGCAAAAATAAAGGGAAAATCGTCACATACTCGTACGAAAGCACGTACATTAAAAGAAGTATTTTCTAAGTAG
- the ruvA gene encoding Holliday junction branch migration protein RuvA produces MIGLLQGEVVFSDGNELILFSPSGVGHQIYFQHVLPEGSVAAIFISHIVKEASEELFGFRSLREKKTFELLLNVKGVGPKGAFALVTSIGVDNIIDAITFDNKKTLQKAPGVGAKAASQIILDLSGKAQKIKMYSKASASATQPTGTSVQAPLNLELFEETVTEVVSHDSALMNDAIMACKELGFTEDKVMPLAKRILDENQITRAEQLVHLVLKEV; encoded by the coding sequence ATGATCGGTCTATTACAAGGCGAAGTTGTTTTCAGTGATGGAAACGAGTTAATTCTATTCTCTCCATCGGGAGTAGGGCACCAAATTTATTTTCAACATGTTTTACCTGAAGGCTCTGTTGCAGCAATTTTCATTTCACACATTGTAAAAGAGGCCAGTGAGGAACTTTTCGGATTCCGCTCTCTTCGTGAGAAGAAAACATTTGAATTACTTTTGAATGTTAAGGGTGTTGGTCCTAAAGGGGCATTTGCTCTTGTGACAAGTATTGGAGTTGATAATATTATTGATGCTATTACTTTTGATAATAAGAAAACACTTCAGAAAGCTCCTGGAGTAGGGGCCAAGGCCGCTTCACAGATAATTCTAGACCTTAGTGGAAAAGCTCAAAAAATAAAAATGTATTCAAAAGCTTCAGCTAGTGCAACTCAGCCAACTGGTACTTCAGTTCAAGCACCGCTTAATCTTGAGTTATTTGAAGAGACAGTAACAGAAGTAGTAAGCCATGACTCTGCTCTTATGAATGACGCAATCATGGCATGTAAGGAACTTGGCTTTACTGAAGATAAAGTTATGCCACTTGCTAAGAGAATTTTAGATGAAAATCAAATAACAAGAGCTGAACAACTCGTTCACCTTGTACTAAAAGAGGTGTAA
- the ruvB gene encoding Holliday junction branch migration DNA helicase RuvB, giving the protein MSDGRFFDPTLDEDETRKEVILRPKDFSEYIGQKKIVQNIDVMVTSAVKRKQSMDHALLSGPPGLGKTSLAMIIANALGSQLHVISGPAIEKKGDLAAILTNLEPRDVLFIDEIHRMHISVEEILYSAMEDYRLDIVIGDGAAARTMQIEIAPFTLIGATTRSGLLSNPLRDRFMAHFHFDFYKADELAIIISNNAKKLGIQIDADAELLMARCSRGTPRIANRVLRRVRDFAIVRDSSHVNINDVKKSLEMMEIDEHGLDRMDRRILSVIQEYYGGGPVGIEALCATLAEDRSTIEDVYEPFLLKEGFLIRTPRGREISQIAKELIDEK; this is encoded by the coding sequence ATGTCTGACGGTCGCTTTTTTGATCCAACTCTTGATGAAGATGAAACTAGAAAAGAAGTTATTCTAAGGCCGAAGGATTTCTCTGAATATATTGGCCAGAAAAAAATAGTTCAAAATATTGATGTTATGGTGACATCAGCAGTAAAGAGAAAGCAGTCAATGGATCATGCTCTTTTATCTGGACCTCCTGGGCTAGGAAAGACATCTCTTGCTATGATTATTGCCAATGCTCTTGGGAGCCAGCTTCATGTCATTTCAGGGCCGGCCATTGAGAAAAAGGGTGACCTTGCTGCTATTCTAACTAATTTAGAACCAAGAGACGTTCTCTTTATTGATGAAATTCACCGTATGCATATTTCTGTTGAAGAGATTCTCTACTCGGCGATGGAAGATTACCGTTTAGATATTGTTATTGGTGATGGAGCAGCAGCAAGAACAATGCAAATCGAAATTGCGCCCTTTACTTTAATTGGCGCCACAACACGCTCGGGACTTTTGTCTAATCCTCTGCGTGATCGCTTTATGGCCCATTTTCATTTCGACTTCTATAAGGCCGATGAACTTGCAATTATTATTTCAAATAATGCCAAGAAGCTTGGAATTCAAATCGATGCAGATGCGGAATTACTAATGGCAAGATGTTCTCGTGGAACACCGAGAATCGCCAATCGTGTTCTTCGCCGTGTTCGTGACTTCGCCATTGTACGTGATTCTTCTCACGTAAATATAAATGATGTAAAAAAATCACTAGAAATGATGGAAATTGATGAACATGGCCTTGATCGAATGGATAGACGAATTCTATCTGTTATTCAAGAGTATTATGGTGGGGGACCTGTTGGAATTGAAGCGCTTTGTGCAACTCTTGCTGAAGATCGCTCCACGATTGAAGATGTTTATGAGCCATTTCTTTTAAAAGAAGGTTTTTTAATACGTACGCCAAGAGGCCGCGAGATCTCACAAATTGCAAAAGAGTTGATTGATGAAAAATAA